A window from Drosophila kikkawai strain 14028-0561.14 chromosome 2L, DkikHiC1v2, whole genome shotgun sequence encodes these proteins:
- the LOC121502812 gene encoding uncharacterized protein, with the protein MAPERDTTLCKSCNKSRLTNGVQNWVQCDSCKEWYHFACAGVDDSIARVRWTCDLCMHVDRSSSTSTRAAIQPNESENAAPNKDAAILSMEPNSNKPAETSFTQTSNNLMMAMLEETRESERKYIEQKYAILAQQQGMQERPIQLFGPTSSQLAARQILPADLPTFNGNPADWPIFISMYENSSSVAGFTDAENMLRLQKSLKGKAYELVRDKLLLPALVPEVINTLITFFGRPEQILDRLIDKIRKITVHKDRLESLIDFAMAVRNACATMEACNLYAHLDNPMLLRELVDKLPTQHKLSWALHPRSPSIPVVKSFSDWIYHLAEAASTVMPGQNSWSVNTNTQAFAGEKHQAISDSEDDQQQDAKPNPACVMCNSTEHYAAQCEKFLKLTVPERQRRISDAKACYRCLKTHRRKCFSKRNCGVDNCQSKHHPLLHRDAPRPELVSAHHKEADFEEQYFRILPVTLYGNRVRINTYAFLDEGSSVTLIDEGILKHLKVCTSPEPLCLQWTSNTTRTEETSFKARMQISEMGSGRKLWLNNVHSVKHLALPKQTVDVNKLVGRYNHLHGLPIKSYYNAEPMLLIGANNWTLAVPRKIREGRRNEPIASKCTLGWSIQGTSNANRNYSFHHCVCNWNDIEKAVRESFNADPIAPRELFSKDDEKAKGILEETCKKVNGRYQIGLLWRDKNLILPESYSTALKRLECLRQKINKNPELFDQIQNQIDNLVVKNYAIELQPADTAEDTNRVWYLPIFIALNPNKPNKIRLVWDAAAKSHGKSLNDFMLTGPDYLNSLTEVLMAFRVGRIGVCADIAEMFHQIIIQQSDMHVQRFLWLHKDNKTPRIFVMRAMTFGICCAPCIAHYVRDKNAQEFKDHCPRAFESITEAHYVDDLIDSYTDDSEAIAVTTKVRDIHAEGGFTIRNWISNSTAVLKHFGERQIDEQSPKELGDPEKVLGMNWEPSNDVFKYTFRFARLKRDVLNGETVPTKREALQVLMSIFDPLGLLSCYTIGLKMLLQKVWRAGIDWDEELPDTLLGSWRQWKTVLLQAAKLEFPRFYSTLLPNADQIDLHTFVDASEYAYAAVAYLRIKQGADIDTVLVAAKCKVAPLKPVSIPRMELLAAVMGVNLAKKVINIRRLNINSSTYWSNSTTVLQWLDMDPRKFQAFVMHRVGEIIDQTSRAQWRWIPTKENVADSATKLIKSPKANRWLKGPQFLA; encoded by the coding sequence ATGGCTCCGGAAAGAGATACAACGCTATGCAAATCTTGCAATAAGAGCCGCCTAACAAATGGTGTCCAAAATTGGGTGCAGTGCGACTCTTGCAAGGAATGGTACCACTTCGCATGCGCTGGAGTAGACGACTCTATTGCGCGTGTACGATGGACGTGCGACTTGTGCATGCATGTCGACCGTTCTTCCTCAACATCGACGCGCGCCGCTATACAGCCAAACGAATCGGAAAACGCCGCACCAAACAAAGATGCCGCCATATTGTCAATGGAACCCAATTCGAATAAGCCGGCGGAGACATCATTTACTCAAACTTCAAACAACTTAATGATGGCGATGCTGGAAGAAACGCGTGAAtctgaaagaaaatatatcgaGCAGAAATACGCAATACTGGCACAGCAGCAGGGGATGCAGGAAAGGCCCATCCAATTATTTGGACCAACTTCATCTCAACTAGCAGCAAGGCAAATTCTACCAGCGGACCTGCCGACTTTCAATGGCAACCCAGCAGACTGGCCAATCTTCATAAGCATGTACGAAAACAGCAGCTCGGTAGCCGGATTTACGGACGCAGAAAACATGCTTCGTCTCCAGAAGTCTCTCAAAGGAAAGGCTTATGAATTGGTACGAGACAAGCTGTTACTGCCGGCACTGGTCCCAGAGGTAATCAACACCCTAATAACCTTCTTTGGGCGACCGGAGCAGATCCTTGACCGTCTGATCGATAAAATTCGTAAAATAACTGTACACAAAGACAGACTAGAGTCCCTTATAGACTTTGCAATGGCGGTCCGCAACGCGTGCGCCACGATGGAGGCTTGCAACCTGTACGCACATCTTGACAACCCAATGCTTCTGCGTGAACTTGTTGACAAGTTGCCCACTCAACATAAATTAAGTTGGGCCTTGCATCCGCGCAGTCCTTCCATCCCTGTTGTTAAGTCATTTAGCGACTGGATATATCATCTAGCAGAAGCCGCCTCCACAGTCATGCCTGGACAAAACTCATGGAGCGTGAACACTAATACACAAGCATTTGCCGGAGAAAAGCACCAAGCAATTAGTGACTCCGAAGACGACCAGCAACAAGACGCCAAACCAAACCCCGCATGCGTCATGTGCAACTCTACCGAACATTACGCCGCCCAATGCGAGAAGTTTCTAAAATTGACAGTTCCGGAGAGACAGCGTAGAATCAGCGATGCCAAAGCTTGCTACAGATGCCTAAAGACGCACCGACGTAAATGCTTCTCCAAACGTAATTGCGGTGTTGATAATTGCCAATCGAAGCACCACCCTCTTCTCCATAGAGACGCACCTAGGCCCGAACTCGTCAGTGCTCATCATAAGGAAGCAGACTTCGAAGAACAATACTTTCGAATTTTGCCAGTGACTCTGTATGGAAACAGAGTAAGGATCAACACGTATGCGTTCCTGGATGAGGGCTCATCTGTGACATTAATCGACGAAGGAATTCTAAAACACCTCAAAGTTTGCACATCACCCGAACCACTCTGTTTGCAGTGGACCAGCAACACCACCCGTACAGAGGAAACGTCTTTCAAGGCCCGAATGCAAATATCGGAGATGGGGAGTGGAAGAAAATTGTGGCTTAACAACGTACACTCAGTCAAGCACCTCGCGCTACCAAAGCAAACTGTCGATGTAAATAAACTCGTCGGCAGATATAATCACTTACACGGATTGCCAATAAAATCATATTATAATGCTGAACCGATGCTACTAATTGGCGCTAACAACTGGACCTTGGCTGTTCCTCGCAAAATTCGTGAGGGAAGACGCAACGAGCCCATCGCCTCAAAATGTACTCTCGGATGGAGTATTCAAGGCACAAGCAACGCCAACAGAAATTATTCCTTCCATCACTGCGTTTGCAACTGGAACGACATCGAAAAGGCAGTAAGAGAAAGCTTCAACGCAGATCCTATCGCACCCCGAGAGCTCTTCTCCAAAGACGACGAAAAGGCTAAAGGAATTCTGGAGGAAACATGCAAGAAAGTAAACGGTAGATATCAAATTGGCTTGCTCTGGCGGGACAAGAATTTAATTCTCCCAGAGAGCTACTCAACCGCACTGAAACGCCTCGAATGCCTAAGacagaaaattaacaaaaatccaGAACTATTTGACCAAATTCAAAATCAGATTGACAACTTAGTCGTAAAAAACTACGCGATCGAACTGCAACCCGCAGATACAGCTGAGGACACAAACCGTGTATGGTACCTCCCTATATTTATCGCACTAAATCCAAACaagccaaataaaataagactAGTTTGGGACGCAGCTGCAAAGAGCCACGGCAAATCCCTCAATGACTTTATGCTAACTGGACCGGATTATTTAAACTCGCTAACCGAAGTCCTAATGGCATTCAGAGTGGGCCGTATAGGCGTGTGCGCGGACATCGCTGAGATGTTCCACCAAATTATCATCCAGCAGAGCGACATGCATGTTCAACGATTTTTGTGGCTTCATAAGGATAACAAAACTCCACGTATATTCGTCATGCGTGCAATGACATTTGGTATCTGCTGCGCGCCCTGCATTGCTCATTATGTACGTGACAAAAACGCACAGGAGTTTAAAGATCATTGTCCCCGAGCTTTCGAGTCCATAACAGAGGCTCATTATGTGGACGATCTCATAGACAGCTACACCGACGACTCTGAGGCGATCGCAGTAACCACAAAAGTCCGTGACATCCATGCTGAGGGAGGCTTCACTATTAGAAATTGGATCTCAAACTCTACCGCCGTCCTAAAGCATTTTGGAGAGCGCCAAATAGACGAGCAGAGCCCCAAAGAGCTTGGTGACCCCGAGAAGGTTCTCGGTATGAATTGGGAACCCTCGAACGACGTTTTTAAGTATACTTTCAGATTTGCGAGACTTAAAAGAGACGTACTAAACGGAGAAACTGTACCAACAAAACGTGAAGCCCTACAGGTTCTGATGTCCATTTTCGATCCTTTGGGCCTGCTATCATGTTACACAATCGGTCTTAAAATGCTACTGCAGAAAGTATGGCGTGCAGGCATAGACTGGGACGAGGAATTACCCGACACTTTACTCGGATCATGGCGACAATGGAAAACTGTCCTTCTTCAAGCTGCTAAATTGGAATTTCCTCGCTTCTACTCAACTCTGCTGCCGAATGCTGATCAGATTGATTTGCACACATTTGTAGATGCGAGCGAGTACGCCTACGCAGCAGTTGCGTATCTTCGTATCAAGCAGGGAGCCGATATCGACACAGTCCTAGTAGCAGCTAAATGTAAGGTTGCCCCGCTAAAGCCAGTCTCAATACCACGCATGGAACTCCTGGCAGCAGTAATGGGAGTGAACTTAGCCAaaaaagttattaatattAGAAGGCTCAACATTAACTCAAGCACATACTGGTCAAACTCAACAACAGTACTGCAGTGGCTGGATATGGACCCTCGAAAATTTCAAGCCTTTGTCATGCATAGAGTTGGGGAGATAATAGATCAAACAAGTCGAGCTCAATGGCGCTGGATTCCGACCAAGGAAAATGTTGCAGACTCAGCCACAAAGTTAATCAAATCTCCTAAAGCTAATCGCTGGTTAAAAGGTCCCCAGTTCCTAGCCTAG
- the LOC121502811 gene encoding uncharacterized protein → MAAIPAARLASFERPFTYTGVDYFGPILVNVGRHKEKRWGVLFTCLTLRAVHIEVAYKLDVRSCIMCLRNFMTRRGTPKEIFSDNGTNFKATEKMVKEELKKIDFDEITIKYEAIKWHFNPPAAPHMGGAWERLVRSVKTVLKSICPTSNFNDETLRTALMEAENVINSRPLTFVSLDSGDDEALTPNHLLLGSTSGYKRMADDNTDVRLRWQQTQLFADKFWSRWVKEFTPDLTRRSKWFTKRPPIAIGDIVIVVDDQLPRNMWPKGRITDVVTAKDGQVRPSYNLDTKRNHGPPSGQDCYPRRRLKRW, encoded by the coding sequence ATGGCTGCAATACCAGCCGCCCGACTAGCCTCCTTCGAGAGACCCTTTACATACACAGGAGTTGACTACTTTGGTCCCATACTAGTTAACGTCGGCAGACACAAGGAAAAACGATGGGGAGTCCTCTTTACATGCCTGACACTGAGAGCCGTACATATAGAAGTGGCCTATAAACTTGATGTAAGGTCGTGTATAATGTGTCTTCGAAATTTCATGACACGTCGCGGGACTCCAAAAGAAATCTTCTCCGACAACGGAACCAACTTTAAAGCAACTGAGAAGATGGTGAAAGAAGAACTCAAAAAGATTGACTTTGACGAAATCACTATAAAGTATGAGGCGATTAAATGGCACTTCAACCCACCAGCGGCACCGCATATGGGAGGTGCTTGGGAGCGACTCGTCAGATCAGTTAAGACTGTTTTGAAATCAATCTGCCCAACTAGTAACTTCAATGACGAGACCCTTCGAACAGCCCTTATGGAAGCAGAAAACGTCATCAATTCTAGACCACTAACCTTTGTCTCTTTAGATTCAGGCGACGACGAAGCGCTCACCCCAAATCATTTACTTCTGGGATCGACGAGCGGCTATAAGCGCATGGCAGATGACAACACCGATGTAAGGCTGCGTTGGCAACAGACTCAACTATTCGCGGACAAGTTCTGGAGCCGCTGGGTGAAGGAATTCACCCCAGACTTGACCAGACGTAGCAAGTGGTTCACCAAACGTCCCCCAATAGCTATCGGCGACATTGTTATAGTAGTCGACGATCAACTTCCAAGGAACATGTGGCCCAAAGGACGCATCACTGATGTAGTGACGGCCAAAGACGGCCAAGTTCGACCGAGCTACAATTTGGACACCAAAAGGAATCATGGTCCGCCCAGTGGCCAAGATTGCTACCCTAGACGTCGGCTTAAAAGATGGTGA